The Pseudanabaena galeata CCNP1313 genome includes a region encoding these proteins:
- a CDS encoding DUF11 domain-containing protein, which produces MKTRNCAIKQNFLRNSLSLTAIVLFGSFQVCESSLAQPAQTTTQIRNTATFSYSYTNPENVISTFTGVSAVLQASTIPIVPPLVDPFGTLTSCDGGLLPDYTGFSVGLYELLNSTGDIGLPVSLTATVPPRTKQAVGISPNFFNANPFVLVNSDQGRFNFLLDVSRGQVDVGREYILAVKPPATSPLAERRVRITITARSGNIVSYTATALDGEPISATNAATSVNGVINIANAETVGLSLAVAINNLDIATCEAQAIQLLKTGDRAAAEPGDIVVYRLNARNLSTTLINNPEIRDDLPLGFQYVDGSVRAELGGNAVNVTVERNGRSLTFRPNVALPIASDNIPLNIVYAAQVTNDAIRGSGINRASISGTRTDNRRIVRTGPVSHLMRIRPGILSDCGTLVGRVFVDKNFDGEQQPGEPGVPNAVIYMDDGNRIVTDANGLYSLSSVLSGNRTLALDLTSVPGYTLAPNLYFIERNSQSRLVRLAPGALGRVNFAVTPAARGISDTKQEGTK; this is translated from the coding sequence ATGAAAACTCGAAATTGTGCAATAAAACAGAATTTTCTGCGAAACAGTTTAAGCCTTACTGCCATAGTTCTGTTTGGAAGTTTTCAAGTATGCGAATCTAGTTTGGCGCAACCAGCTCAGACAACTACTCAGATTCGGAATACTGCGACCTTCAGCTATAGTTACACCAATCCAGAAAATGTAATTTCTACCTTTACTGGAGTTTCTGCTGTACTTCAAGCATCAACTATACCAATAGTCCCCCCACTAGTTGATCCATTTGGTACTTTGACCTCCTGTGATGGGGGGCTATTACCAGATTACACGGGCTTCAGTGTGGGCTTGTATGAATTACTGAATTCCACTGGTGATATTGGTTTACCTGTTTCGCTAACGGCTACAGTGCCACCTAGGACAAAACAAGCAGTTGGTATCAGTCCCAATTTCTTTAACGCTAATCCCTTCGTCTTGGTCAATAGCGATCAGGGTCGATTCAACTTTTTGCTGGATGTCAGCCGTGGTCAAGTTGATGTTGGGAGAGAATACATTTTAGCGGTAAAGCCACCCGCAACCTCGCCCCTTGCCGAACGAAGGGTCAGAATTACCATTACTGCACGCAGTGGTAATATTGTTAGCTACACTGCTACAGCCCTAGATGGCGAACCGATCTCAGCTACGAATGCAGCTACCTCTGTAAATGGGGTTATTAATATCGCTAATGCCGAAACTGTAGGTTTAAGTTTAGCTGTAGCCATCAATAATCTTGATATTGCGACCTGCGAAGCTCAAGCAATTCAACTTTTAAAAACAGGCGATCGCGCCGCAGCAGAGCCAGGCGATATTGTTGTTTATCGCTTAAATGCTAGAAATCTGTCAACTACGTTGATTAATAATCCCGAAATTCGCGACGATTTACCACTAGGCTTCCAATATGTTGATGGTTCAGTTCGTGCTGAGCTTGGTGGCAATGCAGTTAATGTAACCGTGGAACGGAATGGACGCAGCTTGACTTTCCGCCCCAATGTTGCACTTCCTATAGCATCTGACAATATTCCCCTTAATATTGTCTATGCTGCACAGGTTACCAATGATGCGATTCGTGGAAGTGGGATTAACCGAGCCTCTATATCAGGTACACGTACTGATAACAGACGAATCGTTCGTACTGGGCCTGTATCACATTTGATGCGAATTCGTCCAGGGATCTTGTCCGATTGTGGAACCTTAGTTGGACGAGTATTTGTTGATAAAAACTTTGATGGCGAACAGCAACCCGGTGAACCAGGCGTACCGAATGCAGTGATTTATATGGATGATGGTAATCGAATAGTGACTGATGCGAATGGACTTTACTCTCTCAGTAGTGTTCTATCTGGTAACCGCACTTTAGCACTCGACTTAACTTCCGTTCCAGGATATACCCTTGCACCTAACTTGTATTTTATTGAGCGTAATAGCCAATCTCGTTTAGTGCGACTTGCTCCTGGAGCATTAGGGCGGGTTAACTTTGCAGTCACCCCTGCGGCTCGTGGTATAAGCGATACAAAACAGGAAGGTACAAAGTAA